In one Caldisericota bacterium genomic region, the following are encoded:
- the plsX gene encoding phosphate acyltransferase PlsX — protein MHIALDGMGGDYAPQETVKGAIETLKELEDIQIIITGDKSLIQKELLKYPSKLKDRVSIYPTTQIITMHDHPKDALLTKKDSSLYKAIELVKNKEAAGIVSAGNTGAQMAISLFVLGRIKGIIRPAIAVPMPFPHSMGLLIDAGANTDCNTKQLIQFALMGKVYLENILKRKVTIGLLNIGNEEEKGSKLTQEAYQSLKNMFEEFKGHIEGDNILTGEVDLIVTDGFTGNVALKTIEGTAEHIIGALKAEIKKSNLAAMGALLMKNAMKNLFKQFDYEAFGGSPLLGTNGISIIAHGRSSHIAIKNAIKMCYKMEKEKIIKKTIQQLNHGNFA, from the coding sequence ATGCATATTGCATTGGATGGCATGGGAGGGGATTATGCCCCCCAAGAAACAGTAAAAGGAGCAATAGAGACTTTAAAAGAATTAGAAGATATCCAGATTATCATAACCGGCGATAAAAGTTTAATTCAAAAAGAACTGCTTAAATATCCTTCAAAGCTGAAAGATAGAGTGTCTATATATCCTACAACACAAATTATTACGATGCATGATCACCCAAAAGATGCACTTCTTACAAAAAAAGATTCTTCTCTGTACAAAGCAATAGAGCTCGTAAAAAACAAAGAGGCAGCAGGAATTGTCAGCGCAGGGAATACTGGCGCACAAATGGCTATTTCACTATTTGTACTGGGCAGAATAAAAGGAATAATACGCCCTGCGATCGCAGTACCTATGCCTTTTCCACATTCAATGGGTTTACTAATAGATGCCGGAGCAAACACTGATTGCAATACAAAACAGCTTATCCAATTTGCTCTCATGGGTAAAGTGTACCTTGAAAACATATTGAAAAGAAAAGTAACCATAGGGCTTTTGAATATAGGAAACGAGGAAGAGAAAGGCTCAAAACTTACACAAGAAGCTTATCAATCACTTAAAAACATGTTTGAGGAATTCAAAGGACATATAGAAGGGGATAATATACTAACAGGAGAAGTAGATTTAATCGTTACAGATGGCTTTACCGGGAATGTAGCACTAAAAACAATAGAAGGCACAGCTGAGCATATTATTGGCGCATTAAAAGCAGAAATTAAAAAGAGCAATCTCGCAGCCATGGGGGCACTCCTCATGAAAAACGCAATGAAAAACCTATTTAAACAATTCGATTACGAAGCATTCGGCGGTTCGCCCCTTTTGGGAACAAATGGCATTTCCATTATCGCACATGGCCGCTCATCACACATTGCAATAAAAAACGCCATCAAAATGTGTTATAAAATGGAAAAAGAAAAGATTATTAAAAAAACGATTCAGCAACTAAATCATGGAAACTTTGCATAA
- the rpmF gene encoding 50S ribosomal protein L32: MANPKKKTTRSKKGMRQWKEKIKSPNLIECPHCHNLVLSHHVCPYCGYYDGNPVVAMKTKKEKKPTT, translated from the coding sequence ATGGCAAATCCCAAGAAAAAAACAACAAGAAGTAAAAAGGGAATGAGACAGTGGAAAGAAAAAATTAAATCACCCAATTTAATTGAGTGTCCTCACTGCCACAATCTTGTTCTCTCTCATCATGTCTGCCCTTATTGCGGATATTACGATGGAAACCCTGTTGTTGCAATGAAAACAAAAAAAGAGAAGAAACCGACAACTTAA